Genomic DNA from Natrinema sp. CBA1119:
AGGCCATTGACACCGACGCCGATTAGTAGAGTCGTGTGGAATTGATTGTTATGGGCATCGTTGGATTTGGCACGGGGCGGCTACGGACAGACATGGCGTACAATGCCATCAGAGCGGCCCTGAAGACGGGCTACAGATTTTTCGACACCGCTCCGATATATGATACAGAACCAATGTTGGCGGATGCCATCAAAGATGTGGACGTCAACCGCTCTGACCTATTCATTGGAACGAAAGTTGAAAGCCAGCATCTCAAGCCAGATAACATCCGTAGACAAATCGATCAGAGTCTGAAGGCGCTGGAAACCGACTACGTTGACCTACTGTACGTCCACTGGCCTGCCCACACCTACGACCCCGAGCGGACCTTCAAGACTTTCGAACAGCTCAGAGACGCCGGAATTGTTCAGTCTGTAGGGATATGTAACGTTACCACAGATATCCTAGAAGAAGCCGTTGAGTCCTCCCCGACGTCGATTGATTACGTCCAAATTGAATTCCACCCGTACCTGTATCAACATGACATCCTTGAGGCCGCTCGGGAACACGGTGCAAAGGTGGTCGCCGCATCACCCTTCGCACAAGGATGTGTCCTCAACGACCCGGTTGTAGAAGGACTCGCTGAAAAAAAAGATATCTCCCCCGCGATGGTCGTCCTGGCCTGGTGCCAGGCTCACGGAACTGTTCCAATCCCGTGTTCTTCAAGATCAAAACACATTTACGAGAACTTTCGCGCCGCCGAAGTCAATCTCACCCCTGCCGAAGTCAAGCGCATAGATGATCTTGACGCTGGCGAACGGTTCACTGACTACGAATTTGCACCCTGGAATGGCTGATAGTAGTTATATGCTCAACCTAGCGATGTTGGAATCAAAACCGCGGACACTGGCCTGTCATTTCATAGTGATATTGAATGCGGTTAAGAAGTATACACATGATAGCAGCTGACAGCATTAACGCGCTAATTTCAAGTTCCCTCATACTGTGTTCAAAAATGTATTATGAAAATAGCTCATATGACAGAAACATTCCCAAAACTTTCTACAACTTTCATTGTTAACCAACTTACCGGTCTTATTGATAATGGCCACGATGTTCAAGTTTACGGCACTCAACCGGGTGAAAACTTCCACCATGATGTGATTGACGAATACAACCTACAAGATAAAGTGAGCTACTACACCAAGCCGCGAAGCTATCCCGAGGGATTCAAGTTACTTGTTACTTCAATTCCTGAACTCCTTATTGGTGGAGTAAGTCCCTCGAGAATATTCTCCACCTGTCGACACGGGAAGTATATGCCCGAAGAACTCAGTATAATGCGCAACGTCCTCAGACACCGAGACGGTACTGACGTATTTCATGCACATTTTGGCCCCGTTGGCAATCGCTTTTTATCCTCACAACCGTTGATGGAAAGTCCACTGATTGTTTCTTTTTATGGTCGTGATGCTAGTGTAGTTCCCCGCTCAAACCCGAGGGTTTACGACACCCTGTTTGAGAAAGTAGATGCTCTAACGTGTTTGAGTGAAGATATGAGAGGGGATCTCACAGATATTGGTGCACCACCTGAAAAAATATACAAGGTGCCAGTATGTATAGACACAGATAATTTTGAATACAAGGAACGACGATTAGGACCTGACGAACAACTTAATATTTTGACTGTAGCTAGGTTTGTTGAGAAGAAAGGGCTGCAGTATGCCATTGAAGCAGTTGCTAACTTGGACGTAGACAGGAAAATATCGTATACTATTGCGGGCGATGGACAGCGCCGAGAACAGCTGGAAGAACTTATTGAAGAATTGGACGTGAGTGACCGAATCGAACTTCTTGGCTGGCAAACTATGGAAGAGATTACACAATTAATGATGGACGCCCATCTGTTCCTTCTACCCAGTGTTACGGCTAAAAATGGTGACAAAGAAGGAACGCCTACGGTATTACTTGAGGCTCAGGCAGCCGGACTCCCTATTGTTTCGACAACGCATGCTGGGATTCCCGAAATAGTTGACGACGGCGATGCGGGCATTCTCGTTCCCGAACGTGATGCCATGGCAATCACAGATGCGCTGAGAGAACTCATTGAGCATTCGGAGCGTTGGCCCGAAATGGGTCGTGCAGGTGAGAAATATATTGAGACCCACCACTCTGTTGAAGTCGTTGTTGATGAACTACTTGATCTCTATCAAGCACTATAACGTGGAGTCAAGAAATTGAATTCGGGCCAAGCTAGGTGTCACCAACATGGCATCGGTTTCAAATACGAGAACATTGGAAATCGGAAGGCTGTCGAACGTGTCTTCAGAGAAGTAAAACGACGGACGATCAGTTCCTTGAACTGTTTCAGCGGGCCGAAGCAGAGACAGCCTATGATTGGCTTCGGTCATTCAGATTCGCATGGAATCAGCTTATCTGAACACGTATACAAGTGTGGCGAATGATTTATAGCCTATCTCTAAGAATAGAGAACAACTGCGGTACCGAATCAATGTTAATATGTATACTGAATACTACGTATGTATTCTAAGTATTAAACAATGAGCGGAGATATCGTTGTTTATACAGCTGTTTTTAATGACTATGACGTGCTTCTACAACCAGAGGTAACGCCTAGTAATGTTGATTTCATATGTTTTACTGATGAGAAAGACATCGCAAAAGGGGTTTGGGAACCCCATCTTATCAATGAGTATGAGATCTCGCCAAAGCTAATGAGTGGAAAAGTGAAAACTCTTCCTCATCAATTCTTTTCAGAGTATGATTATAGTGTCTGGGTTGACGGAAACATCCATATTATCGGAGATATTCGAAAAGTACTCAAAGAATGTTTACAAGATCAAGAGTCGAATATGGCTGTTCCTTCACATCCTAGACGGAGTTGTATATATGATGAAGCTGAGGCTTGTATTAGACTAGACAAAGCCGATCCAGAGAGAATCCGTGCACAAATGAAGCGATATCGGAATCTAGGATTTCCAGAGGAGTATGGGCTGAGTGAAACGAGAATTCTACTGCGGAAACACAACGAAGAAGAGGTTGTTGAGGCTATGGGAACGTGGTGGAAAGAATACAAGAAGGGCGCTGAACGTGATCAACTCAGCTTTGAGTTTGCCGCTTGGAAATGTGATTTTGAATATAAGAACTGGGTCGTGGACTATGAAAATTCAGAGTATTTTCGATTGTATCCTCATAAGATATCTAATGAACGCTTTGGAGATGTCTGGGAGTTATTATTACGAACTCAAGCAAAGCGATCAGGTACTTCGGCAAGGTTGTTAGAATTATCCCGAGGTGCTTTGGGTATATATGCAGACGAGGGATTGATTCCACTTTTAAGAAAGGCTTCCGACTTCCTGTGGAAAAATAAGCGGTAAATCGACGGTATTCAGGTGAAGATGAAGGATGAGAGGGCGCTTGTGTTTGAATGCCTATATAAAAACAACCCCTCAACAGCTGTTTGGAAAGAGTTGTATCCTCAAAACTAGACTCAAACGCTGAATCAGCGTCCAACCTCACCGTCCTTTCCTGCTAACGATCAATTTTGCAAGCGCTTTTTATGACGTGTATGGTAATCACACCTACCAGTCCCTGCGTATCTGCCCGTTTCAGTATGAGAAGCGGGCCGGTGCTAAGGACACCGACCCAGGGGCTGTCGAGAGGACAACCCATGCAAATCAACGCTGCTGACACAAATGAATCATTCGAACTGACGCATAGCACCGGACGTGATGCTGAGGCTGACCTGCTTGATACGCAGGTCCGCGGTGTCCACGTTCTTGAGGCAATCGAACAGAACGACGAGTTGCGTGACCGACCCGTCCAAGTTCTCTGCCCGAACTGTGGTGGGGAAGTCGAGCAGTACGAAGACGGGCTCCCGTCGTACGTGTCGTGGTTCAAGTCGCGGTGTTCGGACTGCGAGGTCGAACTGCGGCGGTGGAGCGCAGTCGCAGTCGATGCCGCGTACACTGAGATGGTGACGCCGTCAGAGCTGGTTGAACTCGTCCAAGCGTACTGGGATCGGCACCTATGGGACGGGATTCAGACTGCTGAGAACTGTCCCCGGACGCGTGAGTTCACCGAGGCGTACTCGAAGCGAGCGCAGGAGTACGGCTGGGAGTGGAGCCCGACATGTCCCCTGTGTCGACGGACGCTCGACGAACTCGGGATCAGCTGGTTGGACTACCATCATTGGCAGAAAGAGCCTGATGTCGGGATCTGCCTCTGTCGAAACTGTCACGACGACATCAACGGTGGGGACTGCGACACGAACGTGGACTGGCAGGCACGGAAGCTCGGGTTGAAGAACAAACACGACTTGCAGATCCTCAGGCTAGCTGCCCGGGAGCACTTGGTCGAGCCTGCGGCCTCGCTCGGTGCGTTCGCTGCCCGGCTCGTCGAACGGTATAATCTCATCCAGACCCCCGAGGCCGTTCGAACGATCATCGACCAGGCTCGGGAAAGCGACGAGGTGCAGTCCGTGATTGACCACGAACTCCCCGACTGTTCCACCCGATGATGTCGGGATTCACCGTCGAGTATTCGCCTGCGTACCGTCCTCGTCGTAGGATTCGATACGAACCGCACGACGACGGGGATGGGTACTGGCGGATCATCGAAGAGTGGGACGGCGACAGGTGGTGTGTCGAACGGCGAGAAACGATCACCGATGTCGCGTACGAGATTGATGCCGACCGGCTCTACTCTGAACCGGTAGGGTAATGCAACGTCTGACGTGCGGCAGACAAGTCTCTAAGAATGGGTGGTCAGGATTACTTACCTTTTTAACGCGCAGGTGGTTACGATTACGTACCACAAACTAGGCGATGCAACGCGCCTGAGAAACCACAGGTGCCCGGTCGAGGAGTCTGGTTTGGCAGCCCGCTCCTCGAACGGGTGTCCGTACCTGTGGTTTCTCGGCCCGGGAGCAAAAGTATTGCCCTTTCGTTAGGGCCACCTCTGCGCAACGGGCTGGCGTCAGTTGGCGTCGGGTGCAGGACACAGGTGAGTCATGAGTACACGCAAGCCCGACCCCGACGAGCAGACGTATTATCGACCCTCGCAAGCCGTGGAGATTGGCTACGAGAGCGAGGTGAAGACAGTAACCAACTTTACAAGCCTTTATGAGGATTCGTTCAGAATTCCGAGGCGACGCACACGCCAAGCTAAGGGAAACGTAACCGCACCGAGAAACCGAGAGAGTTGGACACCTCTGGTTTCTCGGGCAACTGAATTAAAGCTTGCCCTCTCGGCCAGCGGCAGCGCTGTCGGTCAGGCCCAGGGCAGCTGTCCCGCGCAACGAGTGTGTGCAGACAGCGTAGCCATGATTGCATTTGCCCACTTCGAGAGACCTCATCTCGGGGACCCAATCGCCCGCTCCGGCAGGGAAGCAGACAGTTCTACCCCTCTATCCGGCGCAGAGGGCGTACAGTCCCCACCGAGCCGTATCGTTTCGCCTACTGACGCCAGTTGGCCTCTTGCTGCCGACCACGTACTGCATCCGTTCTTTCGCGGTGAACGACAGCCCGTACCTCGCCTCACCAGATCGGAAGCCTGCGACAGCGAGGTGATCCGATGACCGGCGGGTCATCGCTCGATTGGGGCGGGCTGTACGAGGATACCCGGAAGTACCTCGGCATAAGCGAGGGGGAACCCGTCCCGGTTGCAGAACTTCGACTGCAGGCTGAAGCACTCGGATACTTCGGTGGCGATCTTCCCGAGGGGCATCCGAAGAAAGATCATGAACGGAAGCAGTTTGCTGGCGAACTTCGGCGGCAGACCGAACTGGTGCGAACCGGCGATGGTGTGAAGCCAGCTGAGTCTGACTCAGCCGCGACGCCGACAGCAGCGGGAAGCGACGAAGCCACCCCAGAACCAGATGGAGAGAAGTCGGCTGTCGAAGAGCGGGCGCGGGAAGCGTTCCGCGTCGCCATCGAGTACTTCCATGGGCAGCTTGACCGGACGATCCGTCCGCATACCGACGACGGTGACTACCCGGACCGGCCTACCACGGCGCGTGAATACTTCACCGACGTTCGCGGGTGGGACGACGAGACGCTCGCAGCGAACCAGCTCGGGTATGCGCCTGCCGGGTCAGGGCTCCTCGACCGGATGATCCAGGAAGGGTTCGACCGGGAGACCCTCATCGCTACCGGGCTGTTCAACGACCGTCTCGACCCGCTGTGGAAAGGCCGGTACGTGCTTCCGTACTTCGACGGTGACGGCGAGCCGGTGTACGCGATTGCTCGGACGACCGGGACGAAAGGCGGTGGGGCAGCCGGGTACGACGGCCACCCGCGCGACCATCTGGCCGGGAAGTACGCGAAAGTCCGGCACACTGACGACCGGGTTCCGTTCGAGGAGCCGATCTGGGGCGAGCACACGCTTGAAGACGGAGAGCCCGTCATCGTCGCGGAAGGGATTGCGGACGCGATCACGGCGCATGAACGCGGGTATTCTGTTCTGTCCCCAGTGGCGAAAGAGTTCAAGCGGAAGCATTTCGGGCCGCTGCTCGACGTGTTGGCGGCGCACGATGTTCCAACGGTCTACGTCATCGCTGACAACGACCCGGTTGGCTTCGGTGAAGTCTCCGAATACGACGGTGACGCTGACCGGATTCGAGATGCTGTCACGATTCCGCCGACCGCGCCGGGGATCGGTGGAGCGCTCCGCACGGCAAGTTACCTCGAAGACCACGACGTGACGGTTCGGGTAGCGATGCCGCCTGCACAGCTCGGTACGAAGGCCGACCTCGACGAGTACTTGCAGGACTGGGCGGAGACGCCGGCGGCGCTGATACGGAGTGCCCGTCCGCCCGAAGCGTTCGCCGGATACGAGGCTGCAACGCGACAAACCCGTGACCGGGCAGCAACT
This window encodes:
- a CDS encoding aldo/keto reductase; amino-acid sequence: MELIVMGIVGFGTGRLRTDMAYNAIRAALKTGYRFFDTAPIYDTEPMLADAIKDVDVNRSDLFIGTKVESQHLKPDNIRRQIDQSLKALETDYVDLLYVHWPAHTYDPERTFKTFEQLRDAGIVQSVGICNVTTDILEEAVESSPTSIDYVQIEFHPYLYQHDILEAAREHGAKVVAASPFAQGCVLNDPVVEGLAEKKDISPAMVVLAWCQAHGTVPIPCSSRSKHIYENFRAAEVNLTPAEVKRIDDLDAGERFTDYEFAPWNG
- a CDS encoding glycosyltransferase, with the protein product MTETFPKLSTTFIVNQLTGLIDNGHDVQVYGTQPGENFHHDVIDEYNLQDKVSYYTKPRSYPEGFKLLVTSIPELLIGGVSPSRIFSTCRHGKYMPEELSIMRNVLRHRDGTDVFHAHFGPVGNRFLSSQPLMESPLIVSFYGRDASVVPRSNPRVYDTLFEKVDALTCLSEDMRGDLTDIGAPPEKIYKVPVCIDTDNFEYKERRLGPDEQLNILTVARFVEKKGLQYAIEAVANLDVDRKISYTIAGDGQRREQLEELIEELDVSDRIELLGWQTMEEITQLMMDAHLFLLPSVTAKNGDKEGTPTVLLEAQAAGLPIVSTTHAGIPEIVDDGDAGILVPERDAMAITDALRELIEHSERWPEMGRAGEKYIETHHSVEVVVDELLDLYQAL
- a CDS encoding glycosyltransferase domain-containing protein, producing the protein MSGDIVVYTAVFNDYDVLLQPEVTPSNVDFICFTDEKDIAKGVWEPHLINEYEISPKLMSGKVKTLPHQFFSEYDYSVWVDGNIHIIGDIRKVLKECLQDQESNMAVPSHPRRSCIYDEAEACIRLDKADPERIRAQMKRYRNLGFPEEYGLSETRILLRKHNEEEVVEAMGTWWKEYKKGAERDQLSFEFAAWKCDFEYKNWVVDYENSEYFRLYPHKISNERFGDVWELLLRTQAKRSGTSARLLELSRGALGIYADEGLIPLLRKASDFLWKNKR